The Drosophila sulfurigaster albostrigata strain 15112-1811.04 chromosome 3, ASM2355843v2, whole genome shotgun sequence genomic sequence TATACatctaaaaatagaaatctaataataaatagtgCAATTAGCGTTGATTATACGTACATACAATTACGAGTACCATATAGACAGCATTTACAAACATAATCGCATATGCATTTACTGCATGTGTGGTGTTCTTATAggatttacatacatacataataacttaataataatatgaaatttacgagcgtatatacatacatttaaaaaatatatatttatatatttacaactCGCCTATTTTACGCCCAGCGTTGTTCAAATTTGTTccaaaattaattagtttaaagTTTAACAAAGATATTAGCTGTTTATGTGAGTTGTTATGGTgcatacaatacaaaatacaaatgctTCGAGTATATtaaacaatatacaatttatgtaACATGTAATCTATATTTAATGTCTAATGTCTATATATCAATCGATCGATGAATCATTTTTCTATGACAAATTGTTGAATTCTTATACCATTGGCGTTGTGaacagtattattatttagctgGTTATTAATGGTGAATTGTGCTAAAGTTGAACATTGCTATTtctatattatacatttacaATACAATTTACATCCATTcaatcacaaacacacacacaaatttagCTATTGTAAGGCGCACATCAACataattagaaaattgaattttgtttctATGCGCTGCTAACAAATCACCCagagacaaaaacaaaacgaatcatgaaagaaaataataaataaacacacaactTTTCACTTGAGCTGGTCTTTTGTCATTTCGTCTTGTTTGCGATTTAATCttacagcaaaaacaaagctCCTTGAGCTTGTTTGATTAATGTCCACTTCCTATGCTTAACTCACTTCGAtggttttttctgtttctccATTTCTTATCGGCAGGCAATTATCTAAGCAAATTAATTGTCACCAAGGAAAAGGCCCACAACATGAAAAATACGGACAAAAACTACGCCTTGTGATTAAAGTATACACGAAAggataaaaacaatttttttttattttctattatgtttaataaaatCTTTGTGTAATTCTAGCACATGGTCGATTAGTCTTCGATTTTCTGCTTCTAAACACTCTGAGACTACTTCGCGCATATAATTATCGGTATTATTGTAATACTCTTGTCCAATTTTCTTTCTTAAGGGCAGCTCCAGAACATTGTATGATATCCAATTTTCTTCCTTAAGCCTTTCTTTAACGTGCATCATTACGGCCTTCGCACTAAGTGTGTGACCACAAATAACCCAACCAGTCGGAAAGTAATTAACTGGATTGCAAAAGAATTTATAGCGACGAGGTCGATTTGGTGTTCTATCGCAAAGAACTCCAAATTGCTCTAGTAAATCCCAGTTATCGTGAACTTTGATGGGTGTGCGAACTCCAGCTAAGATTAATGCCAAATGTTTTTCAAAATCTTTCTGAAAATTCAGTTTTTCATATATGACGACAGgtgctttaatattttcttcGGGATCGTCAATGGCCAAAACGTTGGACGTCATTCTGAGAGCTGCTGGAAGCAATatgtttttgtaaatataaagaatttcaTAACAGAGTTAAGTGTTACCTTAATTACTTATTCCTTAATTAAAAACAGAgcgaaatatatttgttttgtttactgttAAAGTTGTAAACAAACTGCAAAGTTCACTCAGCTGATTCATGACTTATATCTTAATAGAGAGCTTTGTGATTGGCAAAAGCTTACCGCCGATGATTTCATACTCAACATCTGATGCtcattttaacttttaaatttgtatgaaatttCTAATGACTTATAGAAGTTTGTCTTAAACCAAGCATTGATTAATTTAACTACTTTATTTTCtccttttattttcattcatataaGCTCTATGCAAGCTTAGCACATATTTAAACAGTCTAGTTCCATCTGTATCTATTGCATCTGATACTATCTTCTGAATAAACATATCACTGTTATAATATTCTTTACTCTCTGTTGTCTTGAGCGGCGTTTGTATCACATTCTCCGATATCCAATTCTCCTCATTTAAACGCTTTTTAACTTCCTGCAGAACTGCAGCACCATCAATTACAGGCCCACTTATCATGGTCCCCGGCACACACTTTCCTGGCTTTGTAAAGTGAAAGGAATATCGTCTTGGCTTATTATCTTCCTTGACGCTCTTCGCTTCGAATCTTCGCACCGTATTCCAATCTTCGACTACTTCGATGGGAGTGCGAGTACCCAGCAAGAGATAACCCAAGTGTTTCCTAAAATCAGCTTGGAGATTTTGTTGATACAAGTATTTTGATGTTTCCGGTTCCTTGGGCATGTCTTCATCGGGATCTCCGATAGCCAagacttttatttttgaaacaGCTAAAAGagtttttgtaaataattgtatttttatttaatatatatgatgtatttatttttagttactTGTATCTTCTTCTGTTGTTAGTTTGTCCATTGTTTGTTTACAGAAATGAAAAAACCAGCTGATTTCTAAACTCTATCAATACTTTTCGTGACTGTTGAAAGCTTCAGGTTGCCAGCAACTAAATACACTACACATAATGAAATTCAGATAATTTCACAAGGAAAAGCTCAAAagctcatttattttaaatatttcaattgtttgtgCTTACTTAAATactcttaaattaaaatatgtaaaaagaattatctaaatattattcatttattgtttcttatttttcacATAATCCCTGTGTAAATGCAACAAGTATAGAAATAGTTTACTACTTTGTGAATTCAGCGCAACGGACACTACATGCTGAATGTATTGATCACAGTGGTAATATTCTTTGCTATGATGTGTTTTCAAAGGTGTTTCTATTGCATTTTCCGATACCCAATTCTCCTCCTTCAGTTGTTTTCTAACTACGTCCATAGCTTCTCT encodes the following:
- the LOC133839944 gene encoding uncharacterized protein LOC133839944, whose protein sequence is MDKLTTEEDTTVSKIKVLAIGDPDEDMPKEPETSKYLYQQNLQADFRKHLGYLLLGTRTPIEVVEDWNTVRRFEAKSVKEDNKPRRYSFHFTKPGKCVPGTMISGPVIDGAAVLQEVKKRLNEENWISENVIQTPLKTTESKEYYNSDMFIQKIVSDAIDTDGTRLFKYVLSLHRAYMNENKRRK